A region from the Brassica napus cultivar Da-Ae chromosome C8, Da-Ae, whole genome shotgun sequence genome encodes:
- the LOC125591534 gene encoding uncharacterized protein LOC125591534 produces the protein MDFNPFHDSAKFVELLNSQQNVFFGSQGSVSLSSPQAPFVGSQEDPIIGDDLPAELPAERKERRMWTQTDDIVLISSWLNTSKDPIVGNEQKSMAFWNRITAYFSASPKLAGCEKRDKNQCKQRWHKLNDLVCKFCGAYEAATREKTSDDEGTCHPPGVKATKTSGKKPLVQGKDLSHFRTMWSIKKEDLVMKEKISKMKLLESLVAKQVPLADYEEALKKKLINELM, from the exons ATGGATTTCAATCCATTTCATGACTCTGCCAAGTTTGTTGAACTTCTTAATAGTCAACAAAATGTTTTCTTTGGCAGTCAAGGGAGTGTTTCACTCTCTTCACCGCAAGCTCCTTTCGTAGGCAGTCAAGAAGATCCAATCATTGGTGATGACCTTCCAGCAGAGCTTCCAGCAGAGCGTAAGGAACGAAGGATGTGGACGCAAACTGATGATATAGTGTTGATCAGCTCGTGGTTGAACACGAGCAAAGATCCCATTGTTGGGAATGAACAAAAGTCAATGGCTTTCTGGAATAGAATTACAGCATACTTCTCGGCGTCTCCTAAGCTTGCTGGTTGTGAGAAAAGAGATAAAAATCAGTGCAAGCAACGTTGGCATAAGCTGAATGATTTGGTTTGCAAATTTTGTGGGGCGTATGAAGCAGCAACGAGAGAGAAAACCAGTG ATGATGAAGGAACATGTCATCCTCCAGGTGTTAAGGCAACAAAAACCAGTGGGAAGAAGCCGTTGGTGCAGGGGAAAGATCTTTCTCACTTTCGGACTATGTGGAGCATCAAGAAAGAAGATTTAGTGATGAAGGAAAAGATCTCGAAGATGAAGCTACTTGAGAGTCTTGTTGCAAAACAAGTTCCACTTGCTGATTACGAAGAAGCTCTCAAGAAAAAACTCATAAATGAGTTGATGTAA